The proteins below come from a single Malus sylvestris chromosome 3, drMalSylv7.2, whole genome shotgun sequence genomic window:
- the LOC126614894 gene encoding uncharacterized protein LOC126614894, translated as MGLSGFFLICMLHSVVALICGALMMFYSYEFSVFIHGHDTASKLQGSTPHDRLLIRTADSFSGLLLFAIGFLLFMVAFVKDNKFQSFFAKGCVLLHISMAIWRVYFERDLQDLAGDWPKQVAGDITLALSWALLLVYSWREKYD; from the coding sequence ATGGGGTTATCTGGGTTTTTCCTAATATGTATGCTCCACTCTGTTGTTGCTTTGATTTGTGGAGCTTTGATGATGTTTTACTCTTATGAATTCTCTGTGTTCATCCATGGCCATGATACAGCAAGCAAGCTCCAAGGATCAACACCTCACGACCGGCTTTTGATCCGAACCGCAGATTCCTTCTCCGGTCTGCTCCTATTTGCCATTGGATTCCTTCTATTCATGGTTGCTTTTGTCAAGGACAACAAGTTCCAGAGCTTCTTTGCCAAGGGTTGTGTGTTGCTTCACATTTCTATGGCCATTTGGAGAGTTTACTTTGAAAGGGACCTTCAAGACCTAGCCGGAGACTGGCCAAAACAGGTCGCCGGCGACATCACATTGGCGCTTTCGTGGGCATTACTTCTTGTGTACTCATGGAGGGAGAAGTATGATTAG